A DNA window from Impatiens glandulifera chromosome 7, dImpGla2.1, whole genome shotgun sequence contains the following coding sequences:
- the LOC124946043 gene encoding probable beta-1,3-galactosyltransferase 2 isoform X2, with protein sequence MSLKSRGTDISRKLTLLLCVGCFCIGMLFTDRMWQVPEAKGMARLVQKEDERQKLVMENCDQRTEHKESSNVLGEVSRTHHAIQTLDKTISNLEMELAAARAAQDSLLSGSPISDDFRIIESNGRRKYLMVVGINTAFSSRKRRDSVRATWMPQGEKLKKLEEEKGIIIRFVIGHSATSGGILDRAIEAEEKKHGDFLRLEHVEGYLELSSKTKTYFTTALSLWDAEYYVKVDDDVHVNIATLATTLARHGSKPRIYVGCMKSGPVLSQKGVRYHEPEHWKFGEDGNKYFRHATGQLYAISRDLAAYISINQHVLHKYVNEDVSLGSWFIGLDVEHIDDRRLCCGTPPDCEWKAQAGNVCVASFDWSCSGICRSADRIKEVHRRCGEDENALWNATTF encoded by the exons ATGTCTTTGAAGAGCAGAGGAACTGACATATCTCGCAAATTGACTCTTCTGCTTTGCGTTGGATGTTTCTGTATCGGAATGCTCTTCACCGACAG GATGTGGCAAGTGCCAGAAGCTAAAGGCATGGCAAGATTGGTACAGAAAGAAGACGAAAGGCAAAAGCTAGTAATGGAGAACTGTGATCAAAGAACC GAACACAAAGAATCAAGTAATGTCTTGGGTGAAGTATCAAGAACACACCATGCAATCCA AACTCTTGATAAAACAATTTCCAATTTGGAAATGGAATTGGCTGCTGCTAGGGCTGCCCAAGATTCCCTACTTAGTGGTTCACCCATATCGGATGATTTTAGAATTATCGAGTCCAATGGGAGACGAAAATATCTGATGGTTGTAGGCATTAATACTGCCTTCAGCAGCCGAAAGAGAAGAGACTCTGTACGTGCTACTTGGATGCCACAAG GTGAGAAACTCAAAAAACTCGAGGAAGAAAAGGGCATCATCATTCGATTTGTTATAGGACACAG TGCTACATCAGGCGGTATTCTGGATCGAGCTATTGAAGCAGAAGAGAAGAAGCATGGGGACTTTCTTAGGCTg GAACATGTAGAGGGGTACCTTGAACTGTCGTCCAAAACGAAGACATACTTCACAACAGCTTTGTCTCTATGGGATGCAGAGTATTACGTCAaagttgatgatgatgttcatgtAAATATAG CAACTTTGGCAACAACTTTAGCTAGGCATGGATCGAAACCACGTATATACGTTGGATGCATGAAATCTGGTCCTGTTCTTTCTCAAAA GGGAGTGAGATATCATGAACCTGAGCATTGGAAATTTGGTGAGGATGGAAATAAGTATTTTCGTCATGCTACTGGACAACTATACGCCATTTCAAGAGATTTAGCTGCTTACATATCGATAAACCA GCATGTGCTTCATAAGTACGTAAATGAGGACGTATCACTAGGATCTTGGTTCATTGGATTGGATGTTGAGCATATAGACGACCGAAGATTGTGCTGTGGTACACCTCCCg ATTGCGAATGGAAGGCTCAGGCAGGCAACGTATGTGTTGCTTCGTTCGACTGGAGCTGCAGTGGGATTTGCAGGTCAGCCGATCGTATTAAAGAAGTTCACCGCCGATGTGGAGAAGACGAGAATGCATTATGGAATGCCACGACCTTTTGA
- the LOC124946043 gene encoding probable beta-1,3-galactosyltransferase 2 isoform X1 encodes MSLKSRGTDISRKLTLLLCVGCFCIGMLFTDRMWQVPEAKGMARLVQKEDERQKLVMENCDQRTSVEHKESSNVLGEVSRTHHAIQTLDKTISNLEMELAAARAAQDSLLSGSPISDDFRIIESNGRRKYLMVVGINTAFSSRKRRDSVRATWMPQGEKLKKLEEEKGIIIRFVIGHSATSGGILDRAIEAEEKKHGDFLRLEHVEGYLELSSKTKTYFTTALSLWDAEYYVKVDDDVHVNIATLATTLARHGSKPRIYVGCMKSGPVLSQKGVRYHEPEHWKFGEDGNKYFRHATGQLYAISRDLAAYISINQHVLHKYVNEDVSLGSWFIGLDVEHIDDRRLCCGTPPDCEWKAQAGNVCVASFDWSCSGICRSADRIKEVHRRCGEDENALWNATTF; translated from the exons ATGTCTTTGAAGAGCAGAGGAACTGACATATCTCGCAAATTGACTCTTCTGCTTTGCGTTGGATGTTTCTGTATCGGAATGCTCTTCACCGACAG GATGTGGCAAGTGCCAGAAGCTAAAGGCATGGCAAGATTGGTACAGAAAGAAGACGAAAGGCAAAAGCTAGTAATGGAGAACTGTGATCAAAGAAC AAGTGt GGAACACAAAGAATCAAGTAATGTCTTGGGTGAAGTATCAAGAACACACCATGCAATCCA AACTCTTGATAAAACAATTTCCAATTTGGAAATGGAATTGGCTGCTGCTAGGGCTGCCCAAGATTCCCTACTTAGTGGTTCACCCATATCGGATGATTTTAGAATTATCGAGTCCAATGGGAGACGAAAATATCTGATGGTTGTAGGCATTAATACTGCCTTCAGCAGCCGAAAGAGAAGAGACTCTGTACGTGCTACTTGGATGCCACAAG GTGAGAAACTCAAAAAACTCGAGGAAGAAAAGGGCATCATCATTCGATTTGTTATAGGACACAG TGCTACATCAGGCGGTATTCTGGATCGAGCTATTGAAGCAGAAGAGAAGAAGCATGGGGACTTTCTTAGGCTg GAACATGTAGAGGGGTACCTTGAACTGTCGTCCAAAACGAAGACATACTTCACAACAGCTTTGTCTCTATGGGATGCAGAGTATTACGTCAaagttgatgatgatgttcatgtAAATATAG CAACTTTGGCAACAACTTTAGCTAGGCATGGATCGAAACCACGTATATACGTTGGATGCATGAAATCTGGTCCTGTTCTTTCTCAAAA GGGAGTGAGATATCATGAACCTGAGCATTGGAAATTTGGTGAGGATGGAAATAAGTATTTTCGTCATGCTACTGGACAACTATACGCCATTTCAAGAGATTTAGCTGCTTACATATCGATAAACCA GCATGTGCTTCATAAGTACGTAAATGAGGACGTATCACTAGGATCTTGGTTCATTGGATTGGATGTTGAGCATATAGACGACCGAAGATTGTGCTGTGGTACACCTCCCg ATTGCGAATGGAAGGCTCAGGCAGGCAACGTATGTGTTGCTTCGTTCGACTGGAGCTGCAGTGGGATTTGCAGGTCAGCCGATCGTATTAAAGAAGTTCACCGCCGATGTGGAGAAGACGAGAATGCATTATGGAATGCCACGACCTTTTGA